The following proteins come from a genomic window of Bactrocera tryoni isolate S06 chromosome 1, CSIRO_BtryS06_freeze2, whole genome shotgun sequence:
- the LOC120778779 gene encoding protein mel-28 — protein MSTKATTQHTRRAPLSLSGGGKQQSQNHYSGKSAESNGSSNNSASAKNDNKHSASQKTESSVNDVKESTPKDLKKPQNTDKKQQQQSANNESVKKNEKTDEKKTQNGSVKASTNGGAKEKQQNGSDKQDNNSNSNSTNAKTVAANSNGNANAKTNAKSNEKAAPPTAKEDTKTKEPKLAEPVEKSEKEPEKEKDKEMEKKKESEPEKVVEKETRSRRHEAVVATEVEKKQADKKEANKGDETKMEVTTPTSRSSAGQAKSRATPTKGVEKSGRSTPTKPVDKPTASPRIKTVTTVIDDVEMEPPAVETSPAKSKENTSPVVVAAAAAASVLQPPAATSTPGKATTATQKTKPQTVDAKSDQPINAPSCGSSPDRKSVPRTITHIGGRRSIRPLNEYTPSKFQSNLQFRESYRRINTELDVSSTTNTSMNVTVGSEVPNNSSFSFFGRGRKRDRTPPRQTQSTMELQTDADYSPPKRARLDMYSLFSVVSSPLTMLRSRFSRASIQSSTPVKLATKLAATDEDEADVQNVSGISIEEENATDGGESDEKTATEDVTVGKNTDDDTTPKMDSPMKVDEKCGMEKGDEVNDELEDASKSSNVHEVAAGIADTSVSSAKNKRCHIM, from the coding sequence ATGTCGACAAAGGCCACAACACAGCACACGCGTCGTGCACCACTTTCGCTATCTGGCGGCGGCAAACAGCAGAGTCAAAATCATTATAGCGGCAAATCTGCAGAATCCAATGGCAGTTCGAATAATAGCGCTAGCGCtaaaaatgacaataagcattCTGCAAGTCAGAAGACAGAATCCAGCGTTAACGATGTAAAAGAGTCGACACCGAAAGATTTGAAGAAGCCACAAAACACagacaaaaagcaacaacagcaatccgCCAATAATGAGTCAGTGAAGAAAAATGAAAAGACTGATGAGAAGAAAACTCAGAATGGCAGTGTCAAAGCCTCTACAAACGGCGGTGCCAAAGAGAAACAGCAAAATGGTAGTGATAAACAGGACAATAATAGTAATAGTAATAGCACCAACGCCAAGACGGTCGCTGCTAACTCAAATGGTAATGCCAACGCCAAGACTAATGCAAAGTCAAATGAAAAGGCTGCACCGCCGACTGCAAAGGAAGATACAAAAACTAAGGAGCCGAAACTTGCAGAGCCCGTTGAAAAGAGTGAAAAAGAGCCTGAGAAGGAGAAAGATAAGGAAAtggagaaaaagaaagaaagtgaACCagaaaaagttgttgaaaaagAGACTAGATCTCGACGTCATGAGGCAGTGGTAGCAACAGAGGTGGAAAAGAAACAAGCAGATAAAAAAGAAGCGAACAAAGGTGATGAAACAAAAATGGAAGTAACTACACCAACATCTCGATCCAGTGCTGGACAGGCTAAATCCCGGGCTACACCCACAAAGGGTGTCGAGAAATCTGGCAGAAGTACACCCACAAAACCGGTGGATAAACCAACTGCTTCGCCACGTATCAAAACCGTCACCACAGTCATAGATGATGTTGAAATGGAACCACCAGCTGTGGAGACCTCACCAGCTAAGTCCAAAGAGAATACGTCACCAGTCGTGGTCGCAGCAGCTGCAGCTGCTTCTGTGCTGCAGCCACCAGCCGCCACTTCGACTCCCGGCAAAGCAACAACGGCAACACAAAAGACTAAACCACAAACCGTCGATGCCAAATCAGATCAACCGATAAATGCACCCAGTTGTGGGAGTTCACCGGATCGCAAGAGTGTACCACGCACTATTACACATATCGGTGGACGTCGCAGCATTCGTCCACTTAACGAATATACTCCTTCGAAATTCCAAAGTAATTTACAATTTCGTGAATCCTATCGCCGCATTAACACTGAATTAGACGTCAGTTCAACCACCAATACCAGCATGAACGTGACTGTTGGCTCAGAGGTACCAAACAACTCATCTTTTTCATTTTTCGGACGTGGTCGTAAACGTGACCGTACGCCACCGCGCCAAACGCAATCCACTATGGAGTTGCAAACTGACGCTGACTATTCGCCACCAAAACGTGCACGCCTTGATATGTATAGCTTGTTTAGCGTAGTTTCTTCTCCCTTAACAATGTTACGTTCGCGTTTTTCGAGAGCTTCCATACAAAGCAGCACACCGGTGAAGTTGGCCACTAAACTAGCAGCCACAGATGAGGATGAAGCTGATGTACAAAATGTTTCCGGCATTTCGATTGAAGAGGAAAATGCCACCGACGGCGGTGAAAGTGACGAAAAGACTGCGACCGAAGACGTCACTGTAGGGAAAAATACTGACGATGATACTACACCCAAAATGGACTCACCAATGAAGGTGGACGAAAAGTGTGGAATGGAGAAGGGCGATGAAGTGAACGATGAGCTGGAGGATGCATCCAAGTCCTCAAATGTGCATGAGGTTGCAGCAGGCATCGCAGACACATCCGTTTCTTCGGCTAAAAATAAGAGATGTCATATTATGTAA
- the LOC120782821 gene encoding serine/threonine-protein kinase greatwall, producing MEKEETATVQYHHSDYKTPKKSSLIIDGERLLDKINILTTRPENQSCTKLPTIKDFVIIKPISRGAFGKVFLGYKNNDPNRLYAIKVMRKSEMINKNMVSQVITERNALALSRSPFCVSLFYSLQSVSYVYLVMEYMVGGDLKSLLTMYGYFDEAVARFYVAEVALALQYLHDHGIVHRDIKPDNMLLSATGHVKLTDFGLSKIDNHRDLEISDLINISPTLNTRTPGQLLSLTSHLSFGSEKKMECGTGISNLMNAMNKRNMITESSDSEADTSFNEAERTSDSKISGVSPFFSAEEINVSVSHTCTNPQLADSTSSYHTCTSTEISKNDTSTGVASAGSNTKHVGFVDIIIDLKVAAAAARANCNGCKQEKNIHLNDNNTENKVLIKVEQREQEDASFEFSMVRKRSMDERLRVSKVAEDSGVSSRKSDYSLSQINTTTNSLDKVENMFISKNDTSCSDYSRSYNTNNTNETSSMRSPFRNLSKNFKRPEFLRGMKRKLNLLNRSETSSNLETDGSNSASNSGSTGLTQEIDMLDIGSSTPKKRKAVSGVLKIRSLSDDEMPPTLNEHVTNVVFSTPVSSQKVPRRDGGLLGKLKATRFALPLSIEAKKIEPMTEKTSYLKMAADDPTMSPINLGNNVPKTPKCINTPFRTPKSVRRGIGRQSFERILGTPDYLAPELLLRQGHGPAVDWWALGVCFYEFLTGLPPFNDETPQKVFDNILNKNIEWPQGDEALSAEAMEAVDLLLTIDPTERPAAKEVQQMRFFESIEWQNIENVEPPFVPAPDNPTDTAYFEARNNLQHLKLSNFTLED from the exons ATGGAAAAAGAGGAGACTGCAACAGTGCAGTATCATCATAGCGATTATAAGACACCCAAAAAGTCATCTTTAATAATAGATGGCGAACGCTTATTGGATAAGATAAACATATTAACGACAAGGCCTGAGAATCAGTCATGTACAAAG ctTCCAACCATAAAGGACTTTGTTATTATTAAGCCAATAAGccgcggtgcatttggaaaagtattTCTgggatataaaaataatgatccAAATAGATTATATGCCATCAAAGTTATGCGAAAGTCCGagatgataaataaaaatatggtaTCACAAGTGATTACGGAACGCAATGCGTTGGCATTATCACGTAGTCCATTTTGTGTTAGCCTCTTTTATTCGCTACAGTCGGTCTCGTACGTCTATTTAGTGATGGAGTATATGGTAGGTGGTGATCTAAAGTCGCTCCTTACCATGTACGGGTACTTTGACGAAGCAGTTGCACGTTTCTATGTTGCAGAAGTTGCGCTAGCGTTGCAATATTTACACGACCACGGCATTGTGCATCGCGACATAAAGCCAGATAATATGTTGCTATCAGCGACCGGTCATGTAAAATTGACCGATTTCGGTTTAAGCAAGATTGACAATCACAGag atttagaAATATCGGATTTGATAAATATATCGCCCACCTTAAATACACGTACACCTGGCCAGTTGCTTTCCCTTACGTCACATTTATCCTTTGGATCAGAGAAGAAAATGGAGTGTGGCACTGGCATCTCAAATCTGATGAATGCTATGAATAAGCGGA ATATGATAACTGAGTCTTCGGATAGTGAGGCAGACACATCATTTAATGAAGCTGAACGCACAAGCGATAGCAAAATATCTGGTGTCTCACCGTTCTTTTCCGCCGAGGAGATTAATGTTTCAGTTTCACATACATGCACTAAT CCACAACTTGCTGACAGCACTTCTTCGTACCATACGTGCACATCCACAGAGATAAGCAAAAATGATACAAGTACCGGTGTCGCAAGTGCGGGCTCTAATACAAAGCATGTTGGCTTCGTAGACATCATTATTGATCTCAAGGTTGCAGCTGCTGCAGCGCGAGCGAATTGCAAT GGTTGCAAGcaggaaaaaaatatacatttaaatgatAATAACACAGAGAATAAGGTTTTGATTAAAGTGGAGCAGAGAGAGCAGGAAGATGCTTCATTTGAGTTTAGCATGGTTCGAAAGCGTTCCATGGATGAG CGTTTGCGTGTTTCCAAAGTCGCCGAAGACTCGGGCGTATCTAGTCGCAAAAGTGACTATTCTCTATCGCAGATCAACACGACTACCAATTCGCTAGATAAGGTTGAGAATAtgtttatttcgaaaaatgatACCAGCTGTTCCGACTATTCGCGCAG cTATAACACGAATAATACCAATGAAACCAGCAGTATGCGTTCACCGTTTCGCAacctttcgaaaaatttcaaacgTCCTGAATTTCTAAG GGGTATGAAACGTAAACTAAATCTTTTAAATCGTTCGGAGACCTCATCCAATCTGGAGACGGATGGTTCCAATTCTGCATCGAACTCTGGCAGCACCGGACTCACGCAAGAGATCGATATGCTGGATATCGGTAGTAGTACGCCGAAAAAGCGTAAAGCTGTTAGTGGCGTACTGAAAATACGTTCACTCTCAGACGATGAAATGCCGCCAACACTCAATGAGCACGTCACAAATGTAGTGTTCTCGACACCTGTGTCATCGCAAAAGGTGCCACGTCGTGACGGTGGTTTGTTGGGTAAACTTAAGGCCACACGCTTTGCATTACCACTCTCGATAGAGGCGAAAAAAATCGAACCAATGACAGAGAAGACGTCGTATCTTAAAATGGCTGCTGATGATCCCACCATGTCACCCATTAATTTGGGCAATAATGTGCCGAAAACACCGAAATGCATAAATACACCATTTCGTACACCGAAATCGGTACGTCGCGGCATTGGTCGTCAGTCCTTTGAACGCATACTGGGCACACCCGACTACTTGGCGCCGGAATTATTGTTGCGGCAAGGTCACGGACCGGCTGTGGATTGGTGGGCACTGGGCGTTTGCTTCTATGAATTCTTGACTGGCTTGCCACCCTTCAACGATGAAACACCACAAAAAGTTTTCGACAACATtctaaataaaa ATATTGAATGGCCCCAAGGTGATGAAGCGCTATCAGCCGAAGCGATGGAAGCTGTCGATCTGCTGTTAACAATCGATCCCACAGAGCGTCCTGCAGCCAAAGAGGTGCAGCAAATGCGCTTCTTCGAGTCCATAGAATGGCAGAATATTGAAAACGTTGAACCGCCCTTTGTGCCAGCGCCTGATAATCCCACCGACACGGCTTATTTTGAGGCACGCAACAATTTGCAACATTTAAAGTTGTCCAATTTCACGCTAGAAGACTAA
- the LOC120766973 gene encoding uncharacterized protein LOC120766973: MKSTSSAIWWIKSPKKTSKRSIKKRKQSVGARFSNDMTDLFRNISMHAYGKLVDNTLNVWEKLIWLAVHLTTMFTLFTILSLIWEQFVAQYIVINLSNPLYPIESVAFPSISICSNNRISKQAALAYAKEL, from the exons ATGAAGTCAACATCTAGTGCCATTTGGTGGATAAAGAGTCCAAAGAAAACATCGAAAAGGTCTATAAAAAAGCGAAAGCAATCAGTTGGCGCCAGATTCAGCAATGACATGACGGATCTATTTCGCAACATATCGATGCATGCGTATGGTAAATTGGTCGACAACACATTGAATGTGTGGGAGAA ATTAATATGGTTGGCTGTGCATTTAACAACAATGTTCACTCTGTTTACGATTCTGTCACTGATATGGGAACAATTTGTCGCTCAGTACATTGTCATCAACCTATCCAATCCACTGTATCCCATTGAATCCGTGGCATTTCCTTCAATTTCCATCTGCTCGAACAATAGAATCTCAAAGCAAGCGGCATTGGCGTATGCAAAGGAGCTGTGA
- the LOC120773972 gene encoding pickpocket protein 11, whose translation MFTLVSAQNVHLWSAKDLQGRSIDYFMEHLKLFIHFYQKFDMDVDGEAFSNFQALLDKYDTYENDTFYDTRRVAEMLTPSCESLIRNCKLSGVEVECFSRKTFQKSLTTYGFCCTFNTGNFYNNRKMRDQFVNPELGLTVVLNTSHKDDFMSLLTIDGYIVIVHDSDIFADTTSGESHELFVTSGEESFLELHALLVYTEPNLSSFSPHTRKCYFEDEFSLYATHTQWNYSFSNCVTRCRIRSIMALCRCIPFYMDTRMLSDNDGVIYCTLHHVPCLLSYKFKWSNVLTYREFVPGLQRAYEEALYCPECLPACNDIQYGVSFMTLPIDRFLATNTKAELDNIGLDLEEMSVLRIHFDEPYAKYYKRVVGNIWYEALCTIGNVTSIFLGFSIVAAFEIGFFTSKYVILVIKSAISQDHKKGKKKDEMQLYICP comes from the exons ATGTTTACTTTGGTTTCCGCACAAAATGTGCATTTATG gAGTGCAAAGGATCTTCAAGGTCGAAGCATTGATTATTTCATGGAACATTTAAAGCTCTTCATTcatttttatcagaaatttgatatggatgTGGATGGTGAAGCTTTCTCTAATTTTCAAGCGTTGTTGGACAAATACGATACATATGAAAATGATACTTTCTATGATACACGGAGGGTTGCCGAAATG CTCACGCCCTCATGTGAGAGTCTCATACGTAATTGCAAGCTATCAGGTGTTGAAGTCGAATGCTTCAGCCGTAAGACATTTCAGAAAAGTTTGACGACTTATGGATTTTGTTGTACCTTTAATACAGGAAATTT TTACAACAATCGTAAAATGCGTGATCAATTCGTCAATCCGGAACTTGGTTTGACGGTCGTTTTGAATACCAGCCATAAAGATGATTTCATGTCGTTATTGACCATAGATGGTTacattgtcatcgtccatgatTCCGATATCTTTGCCGATACAACATCGGGTGAGTCACACGAGCTATTTGTAACATCTGGTGAAGAGTCCTTTCTGGAGTTGCATGCTCTTTTGGTTTATACAGAACCCAATTTGAGTTCATTTAGTCCGCATACA cgTAAATGTTATTTCGAAGATGAATTTTCTCTGTATGCAACGCATACTCAATGGAATTACAGTTTCTCCAATTGTGTAACTCGCTGCCGGATTCGTAGTATTATGGCGTTGTGTCGTTGTATACCCTTTTATATGGATACCAGAATGTTGTCGGATAATGATGGCGTCATTTACTGTACCCTGCACCATGTGCCTTGCCTGCTCAGCTATAAAT ttAAATGGAGCAATGTGCTAACATACCGTGAGTTCGTGCCTGGTTTACAACGTGCCTACGAAGAAGCTCTGTACTGTCCGGAATGCCTGCCAGCCTGCAACGATATACAATATGGTGTGTCCTTCATGACATTGCCTATAGACCGATTCTTAGCTACCAATACGAAAGC tgaaTTGGATAACATCGGCCTGGATTTGGAGGAGATGTCTGTATTGCGTATCCACTTTGATGAACCATATGCAAAGTATTATAAGCGCGTGGTGGGTAATATCTGGTATGAAGCAttgt GTACAATTGGTAATGTAACCTCAATTTTTCTGGGCTTCTCTATTGTTGCAGCCTTTGAGATTGGCTTCTTTACATCAAAATACGTAATACTTGTTATTAAATCAGCCATAAGCCAAGATCataaaaaaggcaaaaagaAAGACGAGATGCAACTGTATATATGTccataa